One segment of Oscillospiraceae bacterium MB08-C2-2 DNA contains the following:
- a CDS encoding cupin domain-containing protein — protein MKDQVWVFHQEQPVKQAAPGINRQMLAYCDQLMCLENHFEVGAVGALHHHPHTQITYVVSGAFEFTIDGVTKTVRQGDTMLKQDGVEHGCVCVEKGILLDIFTPMREDFV, from the coding sequence TTGAAGGATCAGGTTTGGGTATTTCATCAGGAGCAGCCCGTTAAGCAGGCTGCACCGGGAATCAACCGCCAGATGCTGGCTTACTGTGACCAGCTGATGTGTTTAGAAAATCACTTTGAGGTGGGTGCGGTGGGCGCCTTGCATCATCATCCCCATACCCAGATTACTTATGTGGTCAGCGGAGCTTTTGAGTTCACCATTGATGGTGTAACCAAAACCGTTCGCCAGGGGGATACCATGCTCAAGCAGGATGGCGTGGAGCACGGCTGTGTCTGTGTGGAAAAAGGCATACTGCTGGATATTTTTACCCCTATGCGTGAGGATTTTGTTTGA
- a CDS encoding homocysteine S-methyltransferase family protein produces MDIVSLIREHIAVFDGGMGTMLQQRGLLVGDLPEVYNITHPEIVMGIHRDYVKAGAQIITANTFQANEYKLHCEYSVEDVIEAGIRNGREAGAPFVALDIGPLGQLMEPMGTVSFEEAYEVFKRQMVCGEKCGADLILMETFSDPYEAKAAILAAKESTSLPVICTLTYQEDGRTFVGCDPITATLTLQSLGVDALGVNCSLGPKEMLPVVEQILTYAKVPVIVQANAGLPVMQGDETVYVITPQEFAHYVAEMVKMGVRLVGGCCGTTPDFIREVVANIAGLSPVPTAPKKVTALTSGTKTVMLDDKITVIGERINPTGKPKMKAALRENRLEYIVGEAIDQEAAGSEILDINVGLPEIDEPAVMRSVIREVQGTMGLPLQIDSSDPAAIETGVRFCNGRPLINSVNGKAESMASIFPIVKKYGALVLGLALDEKGIPSTAEGRLAVARHIVETAESYGIPREDVLIDCLVLTASAQQAQVMETLKAIKLVKQELGVKTVLGVSNVSFGLPNRESLNATFLAAAFGAGLDAPILNPLSTRYMEVVRCFRVLDNEDSGAEDYIASQPDQTAPSPTSTGTDSGESRSLKDIIIQGRKDESAPRVTEMLATMAPLDIVNGHFIPALDTVGQRFEKGQLFLPQLMQSAEAVKKAFSIIKAHLESSGTKPESKGKILIATVKGDIHDIGKNIVKMILENYGYDVIDLGKDVPIETVVDTIRKEDIKLVGLSALMTTTVKNMKETIAAVKDAGLSCTFIVGGAVLNPEYASFVGADYYARDAMESVTIANRFFGVNN; encoded by the coding sequence GTGGACATCGTTAGCTTAATTCGGGAACATATTGCTGTATTCGATGGCGGTATGGGCACTATGCTCCAGCAAAGAGGGCTTCTTGTGGGTGACCTGCCGGAGGTTTATAACATAACCCATCCTGAAATTGTCATGGGTATCCACCGGGATTATGTCAAGGCAGGCGCTCAAATCATCACCGCCAACACCTTTCAGGCAAATGAATACAAGCTCCACTGTGAATATTCGGTGGAGGATGTTATCGAGGCGGGCATCCGCAATGGCAGAGAAGCGGGCGCCCCCTTTGTGGCGCTGGATATAGGCCCCTTGGGGCAGCTTATGGAGCCTATGGGGACTGTTTCTTTTGAGGAGGCATATGAGGTTTTCAAGCGTCAGATGGTCTGCGGCGAAAAGTGCGGAGCCGACCTGATTCTCATGGAGACTTTTTCCGATCCCTATGAGGCCAAGGCCGCTATACTGGCCGCCAAAGAAAGCACCTCACTTCCTGTAATCTGCACCCTGACCTATCAGGAGGATGGACGAACCTTTGTGGGCTGCGATCCCATCACCGCCACCCTCACCCTCCAATCTCTTGGGGTGGATGCACTGGGTGTCAACTGCTCGCTGGGGCCTAAGGAAATGCTGCCGGTGGTGGAACAAATTCTCACCTATGCCAAGGTTCCAGTGATTGTGCAGGCCAACGCGGGGCTTCCGGTGATGCAGGGAGATGAAACCGTCTATGTGATTACCCCGCAGGAATTTGCCCATTATGTGGCTGAAATGGTCAAAATGGGGGTTCGTCTGGTGGGGGGCTGCTGTGGCACCACCCCGGATTTTATCCGGGAAGTCGTGGCCAATATAGCCGGGCTTTCACCTGTACCGACCGCTCCCAAAAAGGTTACTGCCTTAACCTCGGGTACCAAAACAGTGATGCTGGATGATAAAATCACGGTCATTGGCGAGCGTATCAATCCAACCGGAAAACCTAAAATGAAGGCCGCCCTCCGTGAAAACCGCTTGGAATATATTGTGGGCGAAGCCATTGATCAGGAAGCCGCCGGGAGCGAGATTCTGGATATCAACGTTGGCCTGCCCGAAATTGATGAACCGGCTGTCATGCGCTCGGTGATTCGTGAGGTGCAGGGGACTATGGGTCTGCCTTTGCAGATTGACAGCTCCGATCCCGCCGCCATTGAGACAGGGGTTCGTTTCTGCAATGGCCGCCCCTTAATCAACTCGGTAAACGGCAAAGCCGAAAGCATGGCCAGCATCTTCCCTATCGTAAAGAAATACGGTGCCTTGGTTTTAGGTTTGGCTCTGGATGAAAAAGGCATTCCTTCTACTGCTGAGGGCCGCCTTGCCGTAGCTAGGCATATTGTGGAAACGGCCGAGTCTTACGGCATCCCCCGTGAGGATGTGCTCATTGACTGCTTAGTTCTCACAGCCTCCGCCCAGCAGGCACAGGTAATGGAAACCCTCAAGGCCATCAAGCTGGTCAAGCAGGAGCTGGGAGTCAAAACAGTTTTGGGCGTCAGCAACGTTTCCTTTGGTCTGCCCAACCGTGAATCTCTCAACGCTACCTTTTTGGCCGCCGCCTTTGGGGCCGGGCTGGATGCGCCTATTCTGAATCCCCTTTCCACCCGTTATATGGAAGTGGTGCGCTGCTTCCGTGTGCTGGATAACGAGGACTCGGGTGCGGAAGATTACATTGCCAGCCAACCGGATCAGACTGCCCCCTCCCCCACTTCTACCGGAACGGATAGCGGTGAAAGCCGCAGCCTCAAGGATATTATCATTCAAGGGCGCAAGGATGAATCCGCCCCCCGGGTTACAGAAATGCTTGCCACCATGGCCCCTCTGGATATTGTCAACGGTCATTTTATCCCGGCTCTGGATACAGTGGGCCAGCGCTTTGAGAAGGGTCAGCTTTTTCTGCCTCAGCTGATGCAATCCGCCGAAGCAGTGAAAAAGGCTTTCAGCATCATCAAGGCCCATTTGGAAAGCAGCGGCACAAAGCCGGAAAGCAAGGGCAAAATCCTCATTGCCACGGTCAAGGGGGATATCCATGACATCGGCAAGAACATTGTAAAGATGATTCTGGAAAACTACGGCTACGATGTGATCGATTTAGGCAAGGATGTGCCCATTGAAACCGTGGTGGATACCATTCGGAAAGAGGATATCAAGCTTGTGGGACTTAGCGCCCTCATGACCACTACCGTGAAAAACATGAAGGAAACCATCGCCGCTGTCAAGGATGCCGGGCTTTCCTGCACTTTTATTGTAGGCGGAGCCGTGCTGAATCCCGAATATGCTTCCTTTGTAGGGGCTGACTATTACGCCCGGGATGCCATGGAATCGGTTACCATTGCCAACCGCTTTTTTGGTGTAAACAACTGA
- a CDS encoding methionine synthase, whose protein sequence is MNIQIDRAEVLRYLGYGGQELDEALSQLIDSSIADCLAWAKPAYTHRTFGLVPAPGGIGLAGTSLILAGESIAKHLEGAKGAVLMAATLGLGLENQLKRMNGRDMTRSLIVDSAATDCIEKVCDLVEEEIRQEQAAQGLSINFRFSPGYGDLPLETQPAFLSVLDAGRRIGLTCTSNLIMLPRKSVTAIMGIFENPAEPAPKSACSTCNLAANCPYRKSGKSCGHR, encoded by the coding sequence ATGAACATTCAAATAGACCGAGCGGAGGTTCTCCGGTATCTGGGCTATGGTGGTCAGGAACTGGATGAAGCACTCAGCCAGCTTATTGACAGCTCCATTGCCGATTGCCTTGCTTGGGCAAAGCCCGCCTATACCCACCGCACCTTTGGGCTGGTTCCCGCCCCCGGCGGTATCGGCTTGGCAGGAACCTCCCTGATTCTTGCCGGTGAATCCATTGCCAAGCATCTGGAAGGAGCCAAAGGGGCGGTTCTGATGGCCGCTACTCTGGGGCTGGGGCTGGAAAACCAGCTAAAACGAATGAACGGCCGGGATATGACCCGCTCCTTAATTGTGGATAGCGCCGCCACCGACTGCATTGAAAAGGTCTGTGATCTGGTGGAAGAAGAAATCCGGCAGGAGCAGGCTGCACAGGGGCTGAGCATCAATTTTCGCTTTAGCCCGGGTTATGGCGATCTGCCTCTTGAAACACAGCCCGCCTTTCTCAGTGTGCTGGATGCGGGGCGGCGCATTGGCCTGACCTGCACCTCCAATCTGATTATGCTTCCCCGAAAATCCGTTACCGCCATTATGGGGATATTCGAAAATCCGGCAGAACCCGCCCCCAAAAGCGCTTGCAGCACCTGCAATCTGGCGGCCAACTGCCCTTACAGAAAGAGTGGTAAAAGCTGTGGACATCGTTAG
- a CDS encoding 2-dehydro-3-deoxygalactonokinase, producing the protein MKYIITIDGGTTNTRCILWNENREDVAVEKRAVGVRNTAVDGNNSKLKEAVKSCLDDLLAKNGIAYDDVKRIIASGMITSNVGLVEIPHVVAPASKEDLAKAATSVLLEDICPLPIWFIPGVKNYGGEITLENFEAMDIMRGEEVESVAIIENYPRGKEYLLVLPGSHTKFVMVDKEGRMTGCLTTISGELLSSITNDTIIADALGRQYVEKDTYDKEKLLLGYDTAQRSGIGRSCFSGRILNQFTLKEKIKVANFITGVVLQNDVVAIKNSTALNTTPETTVIVGGKEPLRTIFVDILEHDGHFAKVECFENLENKPLSAMGAYMIADLSSVL; encoded by the coding sequence ATGAAATATATCATCACCATTGATGGAGGCACCACCAATACCCGTTGCATTTTATGGAACGAAAACCGGGAGGATGTTGCCGTAGAAAAAAGAGCGGTTGGGGTTCGCAACACCGCTGTGGATGGCAACAACAGCAAGCTCAAGGAAGCAGTCAAATCCTGCTTGGATGATCTGCTTGCCAAAAACGGCATTGCTTATGATGATGTTAAGCGTATCATTGCCAGCGGTATGATCACCTCCAATGTGGGTCTGGTGGAGATTCCCCACGTGGTGGCCCCGGCCAGCAAGGAAGATTTGGCCAAAGCCGCAACCTCTGTTCTGCTGGAGGATATTTGCCCTCTGCCCATCTGGTTTATTCCGGGCGTTAAAAACTATGGCGGTGAAATCACCCTCGAAAACTTCGAGGCCATGGATATTATGCGTGGGGAAGAAGTGGAAAGTGTCGCCATCATCGAGAACTATCCCCGTGGCAAGGAATACCTGCTGGTATTGCCCGGCTCTCACACCAAGTTTGTCATGGTGGATAAAGAAGGCCGCATGACCGGCTGCCTGACCACCATCAGCGGTGAGCTGCTTTCCTCCATTACCAACGATACCATCATTGCCGATGCTCTGGGCCGCCAGTATGTTGAAAAGGATACCTATGATAAGGAAAAGCTGCTGCTGGGTTACGATACCGCTCAGCGCTCCGGCATCGGGCGCTCCTGCTTCTCCGGGCGTATTCTCAACCAGTTTACCCTTAAGGAAAAAATCAAGGTGGCCAACTTCATCACAGGCGTTGTGCTGCAAAACGATGTTGTAGCCATTAAGAACTCCACTGCTTTGAACACTACCCCTGAAACCACCGTTATCGTGGGCGGCAAGGAGCCTCTGCGCACTATATTTGTGGATATTCTGGAGCATGACGGTCATTTTGCCAAGGTGGAATGCTTCGAAAATCTTGAAAACAAGCCCCTTTCCGCTATGGGCGCCTATATGATTGCCGATCTGAGCAGCGTGCTTTAA
- a CDS encoding bifunctional 4-hydroxy-2-oxoglutarate aldolase/2-dehydro-3-deoxy-phosphogluconate aldolase → MENQSLEAVLEQGVIVIVRGVAPRHILATVEALYEGGIRAMEVTFNHKNQQTVEESLECMRLIREHFKSDLYMGAGTVLTPQQVEAAAQCGAGYIISPNVDAEVIHRTKELGCHSFPGALTPTEAVSGYMAGADAIKLFPAGNMGASYMKAIMAPLSHIPFLAVGGIYPENMKEFMDIGVKGFGVGGGLIDHKAIAAGDFKGMTELAGRYISIWQKNR, encoded by the coding sequence ATGGAAAATCAGAGCTTGGAAGCTGTGCTGGAACAAGGAGTGATCGTTATTGTGAGAGGGGTTGCCCCTCGTCACATCCTTGCAACCGTGGAGGCCCTGTATGAAGGGGGAATCCGGGCGATGGAAGTTACCTTCAATCACAAGAACCAGCAGACTGTGGAGGAATCTCTTGAATGTATGCGCCTGATTCGGGAGCATTTTAAGAGTGATCTTTACATGGGAGCCGGCACTGTTCTCACTCCGCAGCAGGTTGAAGCAGCGGCACAGTGCGGTGCGGGATACATCATCTCTCCCAATGTGGATGCAGAGGTTATCCACCGGACAAAGGAACTGGGATGCCATTCTTTCCCCGGTGCTTTGACCCCCACAGAGGCTGTCAGCGGCTATATGGCCGGTGCGGATGCCATCAAGCTGTTTCCGGCAGGCAATATGGGCGCCAGCTATATGAAGGCGATTATGGCACCCCTGAGCCACATTCCTTTTCTTGCGGTAGGCGGCATTTATCCTGAAAACATGAAGGAATTCATGGATATTGGCGTGAAGGGCTTTGGTGTGGGCGGCGGCCTTATCGATCACAAAGCCATTGCAGCAGGCGATTTCAAGGGTATGACCGAGCTGGCCGGGCGCTATATCAGCATTTGGCAGAAAAACCGGTAG
- a CDS encoding sugar ABC transporter ATP-binding protein, with translation MNTLLEVRGVHKAFAAVKALSNVSFSVRPGEVHALMGENGAGKSTIIKIFTGVYTKDSGQIFFEEKEVAPATALEAQLIGISTIYQELNLSPYLSVAENIFLGREIKNKFGAIDWAKTNQEADRRLQEMGIFIDVKKTLLQYSTAIQQMISIVRALVIDAKLIVMDEPTSSLDSKEVQILFDVIKRLKSMGISVIYVSHRMEEIFTVCDRVTVLKDGECMGTHDIEDLNVTKLLSMMLGRDATSILERTKVHDLSKQQGKVVCSVKDIRKGNVLSGVDFEIHEGEVLGLAGLLGSGRTELAKIIFGEDQFYTGKVAINGVPVHFASPKDAIKNHLAYCSEDRKIEGIFPHMDIKDNLTAAVLPQLTKGGVIQRKKQQSLCDDYIKRLAVKTPSAKNTISKLSGGNQQKVVLARWLCMNPRLVILDEPTRGIDVGAKSEIEKLIQSLSDSGIAVLFISSEIEELVRGCDRVVVLYEGQKACELIGDEISYQNIVDEIAACGEKVRAGAKSMQGVLQ, from the coding sequence GTGAATACATTACTGGAGGTGCGGGGTGTCCACAAGGCTTTTGCCGCTGTGAAAGCCCTTTCCAATGTTTCGTTTAGTGTGCGCCCGGGTGAGGTTCACGCGCTGATGGGCGAAAATGGCGCAGGGAAATCCACCATCATCAAGATTTTCACGGGGGTTTACACCAAGGACAGCGGACAGATTTTCTTTGAAGAGAAAGAGGTTGCTCCCGCAACGGCGCTGGAGGCGCAGCTGATCGGGATCAGCACAATTTATCAGGAGCTGAATCTCAGCCCCTATTTGAGTGTGGCCGAGAATATATTTTTGGGCCGGGAAATCAAAAACAAGTTTGGAGCCATTGATTGGGCAAAAACCAATCAGGAAGCGGACAGAAGGCTTCAGGAAATGGGCATCTTTATTGATGTTAAAAAAACGCTGCTTCAGTACAGCACAGCCATCCAGCAGATGATTTCCATCGTGCGGGCGCTGGTGATTGATGCTAAGCTGATTGTAATGGATGAGCCCACCTCCTCACTGGATTCAAAGGAGGTTCAGATTCTTTTTGATGTAATCAAGCGCCTCAAATCCATGGGCATATCGGTGATCTATGTCAGCCACAGGATGGAAGAAATCTTCACGGTATGCGACCGGGTCACTGTCCTCAAGGACGGCGAATGCATGGGAACCCATGATATTGAAGATTTGAATGTAACCAAGCTGCTCTCTATGATGCTGGGGCGGGACGCCACCTCCATTCTGGAGCGGACAAAGGTGCATGATCTTTCCAAGCAGCAGGGCAAGGTGGTTTGCTCAGTCAAGGATATCCGCAAAGGGAATGTGCTCAGCGGCGTTGATTTTGAGATTCATGAGGGAGAGGTTCTGGGTTTGGCCGGGCTTTTGGGCTCCGGCAGAACCGAGCTTGCCAAGATTATTTTTGGTGAGGATCAGTTTTATACCGGGAAGGTTGCCATCAATGGAGTACCGGTTCACTTTGCTTCCCCCAAGGATGCCATCAAGAATCATCTGGCCTATTGCTCCGAAGACCGCAAAATAGAGGGGATTTTCCCTCATATGGATATCAAGGATAACCTGACGGCTGCTGTGCTGCCTCAGCTGACCAAGGGCGGTGTGATTCAGAGGAAAAAACAGCAGAGCCTCTGCGATGATTATATAAAGCGTTTGGCGGTTAAAACTCCCTCGGCCAAAAATACCATCAGCAAGCTCAGCGGAGGAAACCAGCAGAAGGTGGTTTTGGCCCGTTGGCTTTGTATGAATCCCCGGCTTGTTATATTGGATGAGCCAACCCGGGGAATTGATGTGGGAGCCAAAAGCGAAATTGAAAAGCTCATACAGTCTCTTTCGGATTCCGGAATTGCGGTGCTCTTTATATCCTCCGAAATTGAAGAACTGGTGCGGGGCTGTGACCGGGTGGTTGTTCTGTATGAAGGGCAAAAGGCCTGCGAGCTGATAGGGGATGAGATTTCCTATCAAAACATTGTGGATGAAATCGCAGCGTGCGGCGAAAAGGTAAGAGCCGGTGCCAAATCGATGCAGGGGGTACTTCAATGA
- the metF gene encoding methylenetetrahydrofolate reductase [NAD(P)H] has translation MFIKDLFSQKKPVISFEVFPPKKAADIQAIYGALEGITQLGPDFISVTYGAGGSGSSGKTGEIASAIKNKWGIEALAHLTCVGARRDQIHQIAAELKEANVLNILALRGDLPVDTALPLSGDFQYAHDLIRELKELGGFCIGAACYPEGHIESDSVEESLLHLKEKQEAGADFLITQLFFENNLFFDFLEKARKTGITLPITAGVMPILSRGQIERMIFMCGSSLPSAIVRLLHKYADSPADLRKAGIEYASNQAEGLIRGGVDGVHLYSMNQPDIAAAGMERIRRVQQEI, from the coding sequence ATGTTTATAAAGGATTTGTTTTCACAAAAAAAGCCGGTGATCTCTTTTGAGGTTTTTCCTCCGAAAAAAGCGGCTGATATTCAGGCTATTTATGGGGCGCTGGAGGGAATTACCCAGCTGGGCCCCGATTTTATTTCGGTCACTTATGGCGCCGGCGGCTCTGGGAGTTCGGGCAAAACCGGTGAAATTGCCTCTGCCATCAAAAACAAGTGGGGAATCGAAGCCCTTGCCCATTTGACCTGTGTAGGCGCCCGGCGTGATCAGATTCATCAAATAGCCGCTGAACTAAAAGAGGCCAATGTCCTGAACATTCTGGCTCTGCGGGGCGATCTCCCTGTCGATACCGCTCTCCCCCTTTCCGGTGATTTTCAGTATGCCCACGATCTGATTCGTGAGCTAAAGGAACTAGGCGGCTTCTGCATCGGTGCGGCCTGCTATCCCGAAGGCCATATTGAAAGCGACAGTGTGGAGGAAAGTTTGCTCCACCTGAAAGAAAAGCAGGAGGCTGGGGCAGATTTCCTGATCACACAGCTGTTTTTTGAAAACAATCTTTTTTTTGACTTTTTAGAAAAGGCCCGCAAAACAGGCATTACCCTCCCCATAACAGCGGGTGTCATGCCGATTCTGAGCCGTGGCCAAATTGAGCGGATGATTTTTATGTGCGGCAGTTCCCTTCCCTCTGCTATTGTGCGCCTTTTGCACAAGTATGCCGACAGTCCTGCCGATCTGCGTAAGGCCGGTATTGAGTATGCCTCCAATCAGGCGGAAGGCTTGATTCGGGGCGGCGTTGACGGTGTGCATCTATACAGCATGAACCAGCCGGATATTGCGGCCGCCGGTATGGAACGCATCCGGAGGGTTCAGCAAGAGATATGA
- a CDS encoding ABC transporter permease translates to MNTKALDTRLNFGKLKAMAESNGPILILTILFLLSCIAFGSSFFSLFNLTNLIRQISISAIVAVGVNFVIISGGRDLSVGSVCAVASMITALLSPYGFFVAVLAGLSAGVAIGLFNGLVITRLGVQPFIATLGTQLGAKGIALLINKELSMPIAEEATLFTWVGRGYILGIPIPAYLMLLVIGGAYYVARYTKFGRAVYAIGGNEESASMMGLSVNRVKLLVYGISGLTAALAAVVLTSRLGAGLPAAGDGWDMTIMATVVIGGTLVRGGVGDMRGVLVGALICGIITNMINMLGNVNSYWQNIINGILLLIAVVMQTRSANKVAAK, encoded by the coding sequence ATGAATACAAAAGCTTTGGATACAAGACTGAATTTCGGCAAGCTCAAGGCTATGGCCGAAAGCAACGGCCCTATTTTGATTCTCACTATTTTGTTTTTACTTTCCTGCATTGCCTTTGGCAGCAGCTTCTTTTCTTTGTTTAACCTCACCAACCTGATCCGTCAGATCAGCATCAGCGCCATTGTGGCGGTTGGCGTTAACTTTGTTATCATCAGCGGCGGCCGTGATCTTTCGGTGGGTTCTGTGTGCGCTGTGGCTTCCATGATTACAGCTTTGCTCAGCCCTTATGGCTTTTTTGTAGCCGTTTTGGCTGGTTTGTCTGCCGGTGTGGCCATTGGTCTGTTTAATGGGCTGGTAATCACCCGCTTGGGCGTGCAGCCCTTTATTGCTACGCTGGGAACCCAGTTGGGTGCAAAGGGTATTGCCCTGCTGATCAACAAGGAGCTTTCGATGCCCATTGCCGAGGAGGCCACTCTCTTTACTTGGGTGGGAAGAGGCTACATCTTGGGAATCCCCATTCCTGCTTATTTAATGCTGTTGGTTATCGGCGGTGCCTACTATGTGGCACGCTATACAAAATTCGGCCGGGCTGTTTATGCCATTGGGGGAAATGAAGAAAGCGCTTCTATGATGGGGCTTTCGGTGAATCGGGTAAAGCTGCTGGTTTATGGGATCAGCGGTTTAACTGCAGCTCTTGCGGCAGTGGTACTGACCTCCCGTTTGGGTGCGGGTCTGCCGGCTGCCGGTGACGGCTGGGATATGACTATTATGGCTACTGTTGTTATTGGCGGAACACTGGTGCGCGGCGGTGTCGGCGATATGAGAGGTGTGCTGGTAGGCGCTCTCATTTGCGGCATTATCACCAACATGATTAACATGCTGGGCAACGTGAATTCTTACTGGCAGAACATCATCAATGGTATTCTGCTGCTGATCGCCGTTGTGATGCAAACCCGCTCTGCCAACAAGGTCGCAGCCAAATAG
- a CDS encoding C-terminal binding protein, with the protein MKVLITDYEYPQVDQEREIITGFGAELLTCQLKTEAELIEAVQDVDAVIVQYANITRPVIEAMKKCKMVIKYGIGVNNIDADAATEKGIYVCNVPDYGVEEVSNHAIVLMLSLAKKLTLLNDRMRSGKWGYTPSVPLYRLNGSTLGLVGLGRIPSLVAKKMAGFGLNIVAYDPYAQGAAAKELGVTLVDFDTLCKTSDFVSIHCPQTPQTTHLFNSEVFAKMKKTAYLVNTARGPIVDEAALIEALKSGEIAGAGLDVFEEEPLASASELLKLDNVIATPHCAWYSEEAISTLQRKVAEEVVNVLGGNKPFNCTNPAVLAR; encoded by the coding sequence ATGAAGGTTCTTATTACAGATTATGAATACCCGCAGGTGGATCAGGAGCGGGAAATTATCACCGGCTTCGGTGCCGAGCTGTTGACCTGCCAGCTGAAAACAGAGGCCGAATTGATCGAGGCGGTGCAGGATGTTGATGCAGTTATCGTGCAGTATGCCAACATCACCCGCCCGGTGATCGAAGCCATGAAAAAGTGCAAGATGGTGATCAAATATGGTATTGGTGTCAACAACATCGATGCCGATGCTGCAACCGAAAAGGGCATCTATGTCTGCAATGTGCCGGATTATGGTGTGGAGGAGGTTTCCAACCACGCCATCGTGCTGATGCTTTCATTGGCCAAGAAGCTGACCCTGCTTAATGATCGGATGCGCAGCGGCAAGTGGGGCTATACCCCTTCTGTTCCCCTTTACAGGTTGAATGGCTCAACCCTTGGTTTGGTGGGGCTGGGGCGCATTCCTTCCCTTGTAGCCAAGAAAATGGCTGGCTTTGGCCTGAACATTGTTGCCTATGATCCCTATGCGCAGGGGGCTGCGGCCAAGGAGCTGGGCGTTACACTGGTGGATTTTGATACCCTTTGCAAAACCAGTGATTTTGTTTCCATCCACTGCCCCCAGACCCCCCAGACAACGCACCTGTTTAACAGTGAAGTGTTTGCAAAGATGAAAAAGACGGCTTATCTGGTCAACACCGCCCGTGGCCCTATCGTTGATGAGGCGGCCTTGATCGAAGCTTTGAAATCCGGTGAAATTGCAGGAGCGGGTCTGGATGTTTTTGAAGAAGAACCTCTTGCCTCCGCAAGCGAGCTGCTGAAGCTGGATAATGTAATCGCAACCCCTCATTGCGCATGGTATAGTGAAGAAGCAATTTCCACCCTTCAGCGCAAGGTGGCGGAAGAGGTTGTGAATGTACTGGGGGGGAACAAACCCTTTAACTGCACCAATCCGGCTGTCTTGGCTCGGTAA
- a CDS encoding ABC transporter permease: MTNVALSKGISLNRKDLAHLFAEYAVWIVLGIVLLVNLLITPNFAQVNTLWNLISQAAGLIIVSVGMTIVVSSGGIDLSAGSMMAIAAISFTHMAYATNNVGISLLFSFVVCGIIGIFNGYMISKWKVQPIILTLCMQMILRGASLLSTSGNALLLDRFPSAEVLGLYRFPNGMPGQVIPIVIVLGIALFLLKMTRFGKNIEYVGDNSRGARLTGISITGTLLAVYMSSALLSCLGGLTEMFRTGACDPTTMGLTYETNAIAAVAIGGTSMKGGRAKIFGSFLGAIIMTLINSTVNMNNVPFAYSNVVKTIIIIVAVSLQSERKA; this comes from the coding sequence ATGACAAATGTCGCTCTTTCTAAGGGAATCAGCTTGAACCGAAAGGATCTAGCCCACCTTTTTGCAGAATACGCCGTATGGATTGTGCTGGGCATTGTGTTGCTGGTAAATCTGCTGATTACACCTAATTTTGCACAGGTCAACACCTTGTGGAATCTAATCTCTCAGGCGGCAGGCCTGATTATTGTTTCGGTGGGAATGACAATTGTGGTCTCCTCCGGCGGCATTGATCTTTCCGCCGGCTCTATGATGGCTATTGCAGCGATATCCTTTACACATATGGCATATGCTACCAACAATGTGGGTATTTCTTTATTGTTTTCCTTCGTAGTGTGTGGTATTATTGGTATATTTAACGGATATATGATCAGCAAGTGGAAGGTACAGCCCATTATTTTGACTCTTTGCATGCAGATGATTCTGCGGGGGGCCTCGCTGCTTTCCACCTCAGGCAATGCTTTGCTTCTGGATCGGTTCCCCTCGGCTGAGGTGCTGGGGCTTTACCGTTTTCCCAATGGAATGCCCGGTCAGGTGATTCCCATTGTAATTGTTTTAGGCATTGCGCTGTTCCTTTTGAAGATGACTCGCTTCGGCAAAAATATTGAATATGTGGGTGACAACAGCCGGGGCGCCAGACTGACTGGTATTTCCATCACGGGAACGCTGCTGGCTGTATACATGAGCAGTGCACTGCTTTCCTGCTTGGGCGGGCTGACGGAAATGTTCCGGACAGGCGCCTGTGACCCCACAACAATGGGTCTTACATACGAAACAAACGCCATTGCGGCTGTCGCAATCGGCGGAACCTCCATGAAGGGTGGACGGGCCAAGATTTTCGGTTCTTTTTTGGGTGCCATCATCATGACGCTCATCAACAGCACCGTGAATATGAACAACGTGCCGTTTGCTTACTCCAACGTTGTGAAAACGATTATTATTATCGTGGCCGTTTCGCTCCAGAGCGAACGTAAAGCCTGA